From the genome of Nitrospirae bacterium YQR-1, one region includes:
- the nrfD gene encoding polysulfide reductase NrfD — protein sequence MNQIYWNYIIVFYLFSAGISAGAVLVGSIAKLTDAGKYRQTAKTAALIAPFPIMAGMLGLVYDLEKPLYFWRLLTHFEPTSVMSVGAWIIFLFSIISTVNFIVVLPERYDYLKIRNLFDVALLSRLINVSGFILAFVTATYTGLLLSTLVARPLWNSPVLPLMFMFSAVIDGIAVVRLIHMFSKSEDVQQDNHLLHIMDIVLLFLLLLSLLLFLFGLYNSSEYARGSLSVVLSGELRVSFLIGVLLLGIIVPALYGVYEFFSGNAQSGSFKIIALLCTLIGGYMLRYVAIYAGQITGVVF from the coding sequence ATGAACCAAATATATTGGAATTATATAATAGTCTTCTACCTGTTTAGTGCGGGGATAAGTGCCGGAGCTGTGCTGGTTGGCTCAATAGCAAAGCTTACCGATGCCGGTAAATATCGTCAGACGGCTAAAACAGCAGCTTTGATTGCGCCGTTTCCAATAATGGCCGGAATGCTTGGGCTTGTGTATGATTTGGAAAAACCGTTGTATTTTTGGCGACTGTTGACTCATTTTGAGCCAACCTCGGTTATGTCTGTAGGTGCATGGATTATTTTCTTGTTTTCTATTATTTCCACCGTCAACTTTATTGTGGTCTTGCCTGAAAGATACGATTATTTAAAGATACGAAATTTGTTTGATGTTGCTTTGCTAAGCAGGCTGATAAATGTATCGGGATTTATTTTAGCCTTTGTAACCGCCACATACACAGGGCTTCTTTTAAGCACTCTTGTAGCAAGGCCGTTGTGGAACTCTCCGGTACTGCCCCTCATGTTTATGTTTTCAGCGGTCATTGACGGCATTGCCGTAGTGCGTTTAATCCACATGTTTTCGAAATCAGAGGACGTTCAACAGGACAACCACTTGCTTCACATCATGGACATAGTGCTGTTGTTTCTGTTGCTGCTGTCGCTTCTTTTGTTTTTATTTGGACTATATAATTCTTCCGAGTATGCACGGGGTTCACTTTCTGTAGTGTTAAGCGGAGAGCTGAGGGTTTCGTTTTTAATCGGCGTACTATTGTTGGGAATTATTGTTCCGGCTTTGTATGGGGTGTATGAGTTTTTTAGCGGAAATGCTCAAAGTGGCAGCTTTAAAATAATAGCTCTGCTCTGTACACTTATCGGCGGCTATATGCTCAGGTATGTTGCCATTTACGCCGGCCAGATAACCGGTGTCGTGTTTTAA
- a CDS encoding rhodanese-like domain-containing protein: MGRKVVFLSLMYVLMYSCFAFAEEPKTARPWPESIDELVANVKKSINVIDMDAFKKVTENKGDAIIIDVREPDEYKSGFVPGAINLPRGLAEFKIWKMVAGYPDKTDTSKKIYIYCAIGGRAALTTKALKDVGFKDVTAVNMKMADWVKAGHPVER, translated from the coding sequence ATGGGCAGGAAAGTTGTGTTTTTAAGTTTGATGTATGTGTTGATGTACTCTTGTTTTGCATTTGCAGAGGAACCAAAGACGGCACGGCCATGGCCGGAGAGCATTGATGAATTAGTTGCAAATGTTAAAAAATCAATTAATGTTATTGATATGGATGCATTTAAAAAGGTAACTGAAAATAAAGGTGATGCAATAATTATAGATGTAAGGGAACCGGATGAGTATAAGTCGGGTTTTGTTCCGGGTGCTATCAATTTACCGAGAGGCCTTGCTGAATTTAAGATATGGAAGATGGTTGCCGGTTATCCCGATAAAACAGATACATCAAAGAAGATTTACATCTACTGTGCCATCGGAGGGCGTGCCGCTCTTACCACAAAAGCTCTTAAAGACGTTGGTTTCAAAGACGTTACCGCCGTTAATATGAAAATGGCGGACTGGGTAAAGGCCGGACACCCTGTAGAACGTTAA
- a CDS encoding molybdopterin-dependent oxidoreductase, with translation MLNDKLSRRSFLKAAGVGVAATSALSLLSFTKWRKESSEKSEVSKIPTQCQGCGANRCGIYVYVKNGRIWKIEGNPKANNNPGSVCPRGHGFIHGLYDIHRVKQPLKKTENNTFVPISWEEAFKEIAIRLNLIIMENGPQSVFWLQYPMANAALSFRFMHALGSPNTASHGSTCYVARNAAFNVTYGGLPYIDMKNSRYIIIVGRNPAAGIRLDQLTDLMYAKNNGAKVVVVDPRHSETAVLANDWLPVNPGTDLALLLAMIYVIIDENLYDREFVENNTVGFDKLQDSIVTYPPEWAEKVCHIPKDTIYRIAREFAANKPHALVHRGYHGGYGAGYINSFQTARAVAIINALAGNFERTGGLYMPLKPELGELKEGGHPSPEIPKVPKADGSGIPGRYPLGSYSDGISHAIPELALSGDLSAGFIYHTNPLRTNPNPKRVITGYRKLQLLVTIDCVMSETASISDYVLPESFFLERDDAVDTVHSLKTGQVSIVQQIVKPMFDTKPLLDILVGLSKGLGIEKYFNFTQEEANALRLKPFGITVEDLKKEGVMNVGEAWRDGFKPPKTKSGKVEIYSEKLSALNIDPLPNWIAPLTNPDPADRSSFRLLHGKQSAQTNAMTFHIPMLRQLSLRTDMIRLWINRSRAEELNIKDGDNVLIESDIGRGVMKVRVTEGLHPSCVWMPSGYGGFSKHLDNSYGVGLSYNDFLPTYFDPVVGHVMANEIIVRIKKV, from the coding sequence ATGTTGAATGATAAATTATCAAGAAGGTCATTTTTAAAAGCAGCAGGGGTGGGGGTAGCTGCAACGAGTGCTCTGAGTCTGTTGAGTTTCACTAAGTGGCGGAAGGAAAGTTCTGAAAAATCCGAAGTAAGCAAAATCCCTACTCAGTGTCAGGGTTGCGGGGCTAACCGTTGTGGGATTTATGTGTATGTTAAAAACGGCCGCATTTGGAAGATTGAGGGTAATCCAAAGGCTAATAATAATCCCGGCTCTGTGTGTCCGCGCGGACACGGGTTTATTCATGGTCTTTATGATATCCACAGAGTAAAGCAGCCGCTTAAAAAAACAGAAAACAACACCTTTGTTCCGATCTCATGGGAAGAGGCTTTTAAGGAGATTGCGATAAGGCTAAATTTAATAATCATGGAAAACGGCCCGCAGTCAGTTTTTTGGCTTCAGTATCCGATGGCAAACGCCGCCCTTTCTTTTAGATTTATGCACGCACTGGGCTCTCCTAACACCGCCTCACACGGCTCTACTTGTTATGTAGCAAGAAACGCAGCTTTTAACGTGACCTATGGCGGACTGCCGTATATTGATATGAAAAATTCCCGCTACATTATAATTGTAGGCAGAAATCCGGCGGCCGGTATCAGGTTAGATCAGTTGACAGACCTGATGTATGCTAAAAACAACGGAGCTAAAGTAGTTGTGGTTGACCCAAGGCACAGTGAGACGGCAGTGCTTGCCAACGACTGGCTGCCGGTAAACCCCGGAACTGATTTGGCTCTTCTTTTAGCCATGATTTATGTAATCATTGATGAGAACCTCTATGACAGGGAATTTGTCGAAAATAATACCGTCGGGTTTGATAAACTTCAGGACAGCATTGTAACCTATCCACCTGAGTGGGCTGAAAAGGTCTGCCACATTCCTAAGGACACGATATATCGCATAGCAAGAGAGTTTGCAGCAAACAAACCACATGCTCTTGTTCACAGAGGCTATCACGGCGGATACGGCGCCGGATATATAAACAGCTTTCAGACAGCACGGGCGGTAGCTATAATTAATGCTCTTGCCGGAAACTTTGAAAGAACAGGGGGCCTGTACATGCCTCTGAAGCCGGAGTTGGGAGAGCTTAAGGAGGGAGGACATCCATCCCCTGAGATTCCAAAAGTGCCTAAAGCGGACGGTTCGGGTATCCCGGGCAGATACCCGCTGGGGTCGTACTCGGATGGAATCTCACATGCCATCCCAGAGCTGGCGCTATCCGGAGACCTCTCGGCAGGTTTCATTTATCACACAAACCCGTTAAGAACCAACCCTAATCCAAAGCGTGTGATCACTGGTTATAGAAAACTTCAGCTTCTGGTAACAATTGATTGTGTTATGTCTGAGACTGCCTCAATCTCAGATTATGTTTTGCCGGAGTCATTTTTTCTTGAGAGAGACGATGCGGTTGATACTGTGCACTCTTTAAAAACCGGGCAGGTAAGTATCGTGCAACAAATAGTGAAACCCATGTTTGATACTAAACCGCTTTTAGACATACTTGTGGGGCTATCCAAAGGGCTTGGTATTGAAAAGTACTTTAATTTCACACAGGAAGAGGCAAATGCGCTGAGACTTAAGCCATTTGGCATCACGGTGGAGGATTTAAAAAAAGAGGGAGTGATGAATGTCGGAGAAGCATGGCGGGATGGTTTTAAACCACCGAAAACAAAATCAGGGAAAGTAGAAATCTACTCTGAAAAGTTAAGCGCTCTTAATATTGATCCCCTCCCCAACTGGATTGCTCCCCTTACAAATCCCGACCCTGCCGACAGAAGTTCCTTCAGGCTCCTTCACGGCAAGCAGTCGGCACAAACCAACGCTATGACTTTTCATATTCCTATGCTGCGGCAGCTTAGCCTCAGGACGGATATGATACGCCTGTGGATAAATCGCAGCCGTGCAGAGGAGCTTAACATCAAAGACGGTGATAACGTCCTGATAGAGTCCGATATCGGCAGGGGAGTGATGAAAGTCAGGGTCACAGAGGGGCTTCATCCGTCCTGTGTGTGGATGCCAAGCGGTTACGGCGGATTTTCAAAACATCTGGATAATTCCTATGGCGTCGGGCTGTCTTATAATGACTTTCTGCCTACATATTTCGACCCCGTGGTTGGGCATGTTATGGCAAATGAGATTATAGTAAGGATAAAGAAAGTATGA
- a CDS encoding molecular chaperone TorD family protein — MLAWLVNEPDKEIVDFINDGTLYNTIYGYFLANSINSGNIAQLKDENITFDSLCMKYYGSFNDRGVSLVESVYKPWSTEPGSGNSSKGFLMGDSALHMSFLYESFGIEIPEAYACMPDHLALELDFLSFLYDNYPSTHAQLFMSEHLNWIPSLIDEAVKNKMDEFYLSVLRITDDFICFEKNAANEVFA; from the coding sequence TTGCTTGCATGGCTTGTAAATGAGCCGGATAAGGAGATCGTTGATTTTATTAACGATGGGACGCTTTATAACACGATTTACGGATATTTTCTTGCTAACAGTATTAACTCAGGCAACATAGCACAGCTTAAAGATGAAAACATTACATTTGACAGTCTCTGCATGAAATATTACGGCAGTTTTAACGACAGAGGGGTCAGCTTGGTTGAATCGGTGTATAAACCGTGGAGCACTGAGCCCGGAAGCGGTAATTCCTCAAAGGGCTTTCTTATGGGAGATTCGGCGCTCCATATGAGTTTCTTATATGAGAGTTTTGGAATTGAGATACCGGAGGCCTACGCCTGTATGCCGGACCATCTTGCTCTTGAACTGGATTTTCTGTCTTTTTTATATGACAATTACCCCTCCACCCATGCACAGTTGTTTATGAGCGAACATCTGAACTGGATTCCATCATTGATTGATGAAGCTGTTAAAAATAAGATGGATGAGTTTTATTTATCAGTTTTAAGAATAACAGACGATTTTATTTGTTTTGAAAAGAATGCGGCTAATGAGGTATTTGCATGA
- a CDS encoding FAD:protein FMN transferase — protein sequence MKNISKVITALVVTTALALVFVYLNNMYKGTAGAQIYKKTKIAMDTSITITVVAKTQDAAEKAISEAFKKVDYYDNLFSFFLPDSEVSLINKNAGIKPVKVSEDTFELVQKSVETAVLTEGAFDVTIGPVMVLWDFAKAIKPDEEAIKKQLPLVDYRNIVLDAGQSTVMLKQKKMLLDLGGIAKGYTADKVVEVLKGAGINSGIAAMAGDIKTFGTKPDGTAWFVGVKKPRAAPGDLKGILKLKDQAVSTSGDYERFFVSNGQRYHHILNPETGYPAPEFQSVTIVNPEGVTTDSLSTAVFVMGKKKGLEFVKKHNLKAFLIYSDNTTYITDNLKGEFEQENFN from the coding sequence TTGAAAAATATTTCAAAAGTTATAACAGCTCTTGTTGTGACGACGGCTTTAGCGCTTGTGTTTGTTTACTTAAACAATATGTATAAGGGGACGGCCGGAGCGCAAATATATAAAAAGACAAAGATTGCCATGGATACGTCAATTACGATTACGGTTGTGGCTAAAACTCAGGATGCGGCTGAAAAGGCTATAAGTGAGGCATTTAAAAAAGTTGACTACTATGACAACCTTTTTAGTTTTTTCCTGCCGGATAGCGAGGTGTCGCTGATTAATAAAAATGCCGGTATTAAGCCGGTTAAGGTCTCTGAAGATACGTTTGAATTAGTGCAAAAATCTGTGGAGACAGCAGTGTTAACAGAAGGGGCTTTTGATGTAACAATCGGGCCTGTAATGGTATTGTGGGATTTTGCTAAGGCAATTAAACCCGATGAGGAGGCAATAAAAAAACAGCTGCCACTGGTTGATTACAGAAATATAGTTTTAGATGCGGGACAGTCAACCGTCATGCTGAAGCAAAAAAAAATGCTGCTTGATTTGGGGGGTATTGCCAAGGGATATACAGCGGATAAGGTCGTTGAGGTACTTAAAGGGGCCGGTATAAACTCCGGCATTGCAGCAATGGCCGGGGATATAAAAACCTTCGGCACAAAACCAGACGGCACTGCGTGGTTTGTCGGAGTCAAAAAGCCAAGGGCGGCTCCGGGAGACCTCAAAGGCATTTTAAAACTTAAAGACCAGGCAGTGTCAACCTCAGGGGACTATGAGCGTTTTTTTGTTTCAAACGGACAACGTTACCACCATATATTAAACCCTGAGACCGGCTACCCGGCGCCGGAGTTTCAAAGCGTTACCATAGTAAATCCTGAGGGCGTTACGACAGATTCCCTCTCAACCGCCGTGTTTGTGATGGGGAAAAAAAAGGGGCTTGAATTTGTAAAGAAACATAACCTGAAAGCATTCCTAATCTACAGCGATAACACAACCTATATTACGGATAACCTTAAAGGGGAATTTGAACAGGAAAATTTTAACTAA
- a CDS encoding 4Fe-4S dicluster domain-containing protein yields MTDTIKKWGMLIDSSKCIGCHSCTVACQNQNELPPRDNFNRIEEREYGKFPNFSRRFLPVQCQHCDNPPCVKVCPVGASYKRQDGVVMVDAQKCIGCKYCLLSCPYNVRVISEEYGHVHKCNFCIEMVLKGEKPACVTTCPMGVRVFGDLNDPGGEISIALAKVSHIRLLKELNTKPSIYYVIK; encoded by the coding sequence ATGACAGATACGATAAAAAAATGGGGAATGCTTATAGATTCAAGCAAGTGCATCGGCTGCCATTCGTGTACGGTTGCGTGCCAAAACCAAAATGAGCTTCCTCCCAGAGATAATTTTAATCGTATTGAGGAAAGGGAGTACGGCAAATTCCCGAATTTCAGCAGGAGGTTTCTGCCTGTACAGTGCCAGCACTGCGACAATCCACCGTGTGTAAAGGTGTGTCCGGTGGGGGCCTCATATAAACGGCAGGACGGCGTAGTGATGGTTGATGCACAAAAGTGTATCGGGTGTAAGTACTGTCTGCTGTCGTGTCCGTATAATGTAAGAGTGATAAGTGAGGAGTACGGGCATGTGCATAAATGTAATTTTTGTATAGAAATGGTTTTAAAGGGTGAGAAACCGGCATGTGTTACCACGTGTCCTATGGGGGTCAGGGTATTTGGCGATCTCAACGACCCAGGCGGTGAGATTTCAATAGCACTTGCAAAAGTAAGCCATATCCGGCTGCTTAAAGAGCTCAATACAAAACCATCTATTTATTATGTTATAAAATGA